CAGGGCGTCGCAGTGATGAAGCTCGGTACGATCGGCGTGGACGTCAAGATCATCCCGCCGGGAGCCGAGCTTCCCGACGACTTCCGTATCGAGGAGGACGCCGACGTCTCCGAGCTCGCAGCCGAGGTCGAGACCGACGAAGGCGTCGAGGAACTGCTCGAAGAGCCCGAAGACGAGGAGCTCGAGGAGCTCGAAGCCGAAGCGGCTGACTCCGAGGCTGACGCCGATGTCGCCGACGAGGAAGTCGTCGAGGAGGTCATCGAGACCGACGAGCCCGCAGAGGAGTTCGAGGAGGTCGAAGTTCCCGACGGTGACGACGAGATCGCCGAGGAGCTCGACGAGCTCGAAGAGGAAGTCGAGGAGGAAGCAGACGAACTGCTCGACGAGATGGAAGAGGAGATCGACGACGAGGAGGGTGATGCCTGATGGCGATCCTCCACGTCGAAGAGATCCGCGACATGACGGCGGCCGAGCGTGAGGCCGAACTCGACGAACTGAAGACCGAGCTGCTGAACGCGAAAGCAGTCCAGGCCGCTGGTGGCGCTCCGGACGATCCGGGCCGCATCAGCGAACTGCGCCGGACCATCGCCCGGCTCAAGACGATCCAGTCGGAAGAAGGCGACTTCGAAGACGACGAATAACGATGCCACTGACACCCGAGACACTCCCACGACACGAACTCAACGGCCTGTACGTACGGGTCGTCGACGCCCCGAACCCCGATCTGATCGGGATAGCCGGGCGTGTCGTGGTCGAGACCGCCAACACGCTCCACGTGAGCGATCGGACGGCCGAGGAGTCTCGGGTGCGGCAGGTGCCAAAGCAGGGATCGACGTTCGAGTTCGCGCTCGAACATGCGGACACAGATGAAGCCGCCGCCCCAGTGAATGGGGCGGGGATCGCGTCCAAACTGGAGGCCGAGTCGACGGCGGACCCGTCGGAAGACGGTCGGGAAACCGACGCTGACGGCCCCTCCGGCGAGGGCGTGACCTACGTTACGGTGGATGGCTCACGACTGCTCTCACGACCCGCAGAACGCACCGAAACACGAGGTACATCACCATGGCAATTGGATTAGACGTAGAACAACCACCAGAGCCGGACGACCCGGCCACATACGATTACGAGAAATGTCCGTTTTACGGCGATCTCGCTGTTCGAGGACAGGTCCTCGAAGGCGAAGTCGTCTCGACGGACATGGAAAAGACCGTGATCGTCGAACGAGAGTACGACGTGAACGTTCCGAAGTACGACCGATTGATGAAGCGACGCTCCCGCATTCCGGCACACGTGCCGGGTGTGCTGGACCACATCGAGGTCGGCGACACGGTCAAGATAGCAGAGACACGACCGCTCTCGAAGACGAAAAGTCACGTCGTCGTCGAGCAGGTTGCCGACGAGGCAGCCGCGACGACGGGGGGGCAGTAACGATGGAAGCAATGAAAGCTGACGTGACCCAGGGCCTCGAAAAAGGATCCCTGATCACGTGTGCCGACAACACCGGTGCACGCGAACTGCGCGTCATCAGCGTGTCCGGCTACTCGGGGACGAAGAACCGTCACCCGAAAGCCGGCATCGGCGACAAGATCACCGTCTCGGTCACCAAGGGGACGCCCGAAATGCGTCGCCAGGTGCTCGAAGCGGTGATCATCCGCCAGCGAAAGCCCATCCGACGCCCCGACGGCACGCGCCTCAAATTCGAGGACAACGCGGCCGTCATCATCGACGAGAACGAAGAGCCGCGCGGGACCGAGATCAAGGGTCCGATCGCGCGGGAAGTCGCAGAGCGGTTCGGAAGTATCGCAAGCACGGCTACGATGATTGTATAGCATGTCACGACAACCACACAAACAACGAAACGAAGTGGAGAACGCCTCCCTGCACGAACTGCACAGCTACGTGCAGGCGACGCTCTCTTCGGAGCTCCGTGAGGAGTACGACACTCGGCGTACCCGCGTCAACGCGGGCGACACTGTCGAGGTCATGCGCGGCGATCACGCCGGGCAGGAAGGCGAAGTCGTTCAGGTCGATCTGAAAGACTCCGTCGTACACGTCGAGGACGTCACGGTCGAGACCGCCGACGGCGAGGAGGTCCCACGCCCGCTGGATCCCAGCAACGTGCGGATCACCGATCTCGACCTCTCCGACGACCGTCGCGAGGAGCGACTCCAGGGTGATACCCAATGACGAACCACCAGAAACGACTATCCGCACCGGATTCCTGGCCGGTCGAGCGCAAGACGGAGACGTTCACCGTCAAGGCCGACGACGGCCCCCACGGCGACGCAGGGGTTCCCCTCGTCGTCCTGCTCCGTGACGTGCTCGGCTACGCCGACTCCAAGAAGGAAGCACGGTACGCGCTCGAATCGGGGAACGTCCTGATCAACGGCGACGCGGTACGCGATTACCGCCGTCCCGTCGGGATGTTCGACATCCTCGCTTTCGTTGAGCGCGAAGAGTACTACCGCGTCTTCCCCGACGAAGGGGGACGCCTTGCACTGACCGAAATCGACGCCGAGTCCGCGGGCAGCAAGCTCGGCAAGATCATCGGCAAGCGCCAGGTCGCCGGCGGCGACACCCAGCTCAACCTCCACGACGGGCAGAACCTGCTCGTCGAGGATGCGAGCGAATACGGCGGGGACGACTCGCTGGTCGTCGACAACGAGACCGACGAGATCGTCGCCCACTTCCCGTACGAGGAAGGCGCGCTCGTCACGGCTGTCAGCGGACAGCACGCCGGCGAGATCGGCGAGGCGACGACGATCGAAGTAACGCCCGGCAGCGGTGAGAACCGCGTCGAAGTCGAGGGCGTCGCGGGAAGCCCCGACTTCGAGACCGTCGAGGAGTACGTCGTCGTCATCGACGAGAACTTCGTCGAGGGCGGTCTCGACGAGGACGAGGAAACAGCAGACGAAGAGGTGAGCGACGATGAGTGAAGCCGAGGCCGACTTCCACGAGATGCGTGAGCCACAGGTCGAGAAGGTCGTCGTCCACATGGGCGTCGGTCAGGGTGGCCGTGAACTCGCCAACGGCGAGGAGATCCTCGAAGAGGTCACGGGCCAGCAGAGCGTCCGGACGCAGGCCAAATCGACCAAACCCGACTTCGGGATCCGACAGGGCGATCCGATCGGCGCGAAGGTCACTCTTCGTGCTGAGGACGCCCACGAGTTCCTGGAGACGGCACTGCCGATCGCGGATGTGTCGCCGACGCAGTTCGACGACACCGGCAACTTCAGCTTCGGTGTCGAGGAACACACCGACTTCCCGAGTCAGGAGTACGATCCGAGCATCGGGATCTTCGGACTGGACGTCACGGTTAACCTCGTCCGTCCCGGCTACCGCGTTACGAAACGCAAGAAAGCAAGCCGCTCGATCCCCTCGAGCCACCGACTCGATCCCGACGACGCAGTCGCGTTCGTCGAATCGACGTTCGACGTGGAGGTAGAACAATGAGCGAAAGTGAAAACGACCAGACGGGCGAGCACGCCACCAAGCGCACCGGCCAGCTAGAGGAGTGCCAGCGCTGTGGCCGCAAGCAAGGTCTCGTCGGGAAGTACAATATCTGGCTGTGCCGACAGTGCTTCCGAGAGATCGCCCGAGACATGGGATTCAAGAAGTATCGATAATATGACGGCAAACGATCCGCTCAGCAACGCCCTCTCGGGGATCAGTAACGCCGAGAGTGTGGGTCACCTGACCCACGAGGTATCGCCCGCCTCGAACGAGATCGGACAGGTGCTCGAGGTCTTCTACGACCGCGGGTACGTCGACGGCTTCGAGTTCGTCGACGACGGCCGATCCGGACAGTTCGAGGTCGAGTTGAAAGGTGCCATCAACGAGTGTGGCCCCGTCAAGCCCCGCTACTCCGCGGGAGCCGAGGAGTTCGAGAAGTGGGAGAAACGGTTCCTCCCCGCTCGGGACTACGGGACGCTCGTTGTTACGACCAGTCACGGCATCATGAGCCACTACGAGGCCCGCGATCAGGGTATCGGTGGTCAGGTCATCGCGTACGTGTACTAATGACGAGAGTAGCAATCGAACTATCGGACGAAGTCAGCGCAGAGGTCGACCACCTCGAACTGACGATCGACGGACCGAACGGCAGCGTCACGCGACGCCTCTGGTACCCCGACGTCACTGTCGAGGTCGAAGACAACGAGGTCGTCATCGAAAGCGACGCCGAGGACGCGAAAACGCTCTCGACGGTTGGCACGTTCCAGAGCCACGTCGAGAACATGATCCACGGCGTCAACGAAGGCTGGGAGTATACCATGGAGGTCTTCTACTCTCACTTCCCGATGCAGGTTCGGGTCGAGGACGGCGACGTCGTCATCGAGAACTTCCTCGGTGAGAAAGCGGCTCGCCGAACGACGATCCACGGCGACACGCAGGTGGACGTCGACGAGGAGATCGTGACGATCAGCGGCCCCGACAAGGAGGCCGTCGGACAGACGGCTGCCGACATCGAACAGCTAACCCGGGTTTCGGGCAAGGACGTTCGCGTCTTCCAGGACGGCGTCTACATCACCCAGAAACCCAGCAAAGGAGGTGCCTGATAGATGGCAGACGAACCCGAAGAACTCGAAGACATCAGCGGTGTCGGCGCGAGCAAAGCGGAAGCGCTCGAAGAAGCAGGCATCGAGTCCGTCGAGGACGTCAGGGCGGCGAGCCAGGACGACCTCTCGGACGTTGACGGCATCGGGAACGCGCTCGCTGCGCGTATCAAGGCCGATGTCGGTGACCTCGAAGTCGACGAAGAGGCCGATGCGGAGGCCGAAATCGAAGACGAGGACGTCGACGAGGAAGCCGAGGAGGACGTCGAGACCGAACTCCAGCCACGCGGGCTGGCCGACAAGACGCCCGACCTCAGCGACGACGAGGCACGCCTGATCGCCGAGCGACGTTCGGCGAGCAAGCCCGCGTTCAGGGCGCAGGACTACCACAAGAAAAAGCGGATCCCCGAGAACTGGCGCGAGCCCCGTGGTGCGCTCTCGAAGCAGCGACGCGGTATCAAAGGGAAAGGCGCGACGGTCGAGGCGGGCTACCGGACGCCCAAACCGGTTCGTGGCAAACATCCGAGCGGCTTCGAGGAGGTCCGTGTGCACAACACGGACGACCTCGAGGGCGTCGACGGTGACCGAGAAGCGGTTCGTATCGCTTCGACAGTCGGTGCTCGCAAGCGCGAGCGCATCGAAGAGCTTGCAGAGGAACAGGGCGTTCGCGTCCTGAATCCCACCTACGTCGAAGTTGAGGTGGACCAATGACTGACCTGAAAGCACAGAAACGACTCGCAGCGGACGTCCTCGATGTCGGAAAGAACCGTGTCTGGTTCGACCCCGAAGCACAGGGCGAGATCGTCGACGCGATCACCCGCGAAGACATCCGCGAACTCGTCGATCAGGGCATCATCACCGCAACGGAAAAGAAGGGCAACTCCCGCGGCCGCGCTCGCGAGCGCGCCGACAAGCGTGCCTACGGCCACCAGAAAGGCCCCGGCAAGCGCAAAGGGAAGTCCGGTGCTCGACAGAACGAGAAGAAAGAGTGGTCGGCGAAGGTTCGTGCCCAGCGACAGCTGCTCCGCGAACTCCGCGACGACGGGACCATCGACCCCGGTCAGTACCGGGAACTGTACAACAAGTCCCGTGGTGGCGAGTTCCGCGACGTAGCACGGCTGGTGAACTACATCGAAAACAACTACGGCGTCGACGTCGACGCCGAAGGTGATCAGTAATGGCAACTGGACCACGATACAAGGTGCCGATGCGGCGCCGTCGCGAGGTTCGGACCGATTATCATCAGAGGTTGCGCCTGCTCAAATCCGGCAAACCACGGCTAGTCGCTCGCAAGAGCAACAAGCACGTGACGGCGCAGCTGATCGTTCCGGGTCCGAACGGCGACGAAACCATCGCGAGTGCACACTCCAGCGATCTGGCCGAGTACGGCTGGGAAGCCCCAACGGGCAACATCCCCGCGGCGTACTTGACTGGACTACTCGCTGGCAAACGCGCGCTCGAAGATGGCACCGAGCAGGCGGTGCTCGACATCGGCCTCAACACGGCGACTGAAGGGAGTAAAGTATTCGCAGTACAGGAAGGAGCGATCGACGCGGGGCTCGAAATCCCGCACAACGACAGCGTCCTTCCCGACTGGGAGCGTAACCGCGGCGAGCACATCGCCGAGTACGACGAACAGCTCGACGAGCCGCTGTACAGCGGCGAGTTCGACGCCACAGACCTGCCCGAGCACTTCGATACGGTGCGAGAGGAGATCCTCGAACAATGAGCGGAAACAACTACAACGACGGCTGGGAGCCGGTTACACGGCTCGGTCGAAAGGTACAGGAGGGCGACATCGACACGATGGAAGACGCCCTCAACTCCGGACTCCCGCTGAAGGAGGCCGAAGTCGTCGACCAGCTCCTTCCGGGGCTGGAAGACGAAGTGCTCGACATCAACATGGTACAGCGGATGACTGACTCGGGTCGCCGGGTCAAGTTCCGCTGTGTCGTCGCGATCGGTAACCGCGACGGCTACGTCGGCTACGCGGAAGGCCGCGACGATCAGGTCGGTGCCGCGATCCAGAAGGCGATCGACATCGCCAAGCTGAACATCATCGACGTGCCTCGCGGGAGCGGCTCCTGGGAGGACCGCGCCGGTGGTGACCACTCGCTCGCCCGCAAGGCGACCGGGAAGGCAGGCAGCGTAAAAGTCGAAGTCAAGCCCGCACCGAAAGGACTTGGACTCGCGGCGGCGGAGACGCCGCGCAAGGTCCTCGAGCTCGCGGGTGTCGAGGACGCCTGGACGAAGAGCCACGGCAACACTCGCACGACGGTGAACTTCGCGAAGGCCACGTACAACGCACTGCGTAACGCAGCCGAGTCACGTGTCCCGGAGTACACCCAGGAGCAGCGTGAGGTGGTAGAATGACGCAGGCGATCGTGCAGCTCCGCGGCGAGGTCAACATGCTCGGCGACGTGCAAGACACCATGGAGATGCTGAATCTCCACGGCGTCAACCACTGTACGCTCGTCCCCGAGACCGAGACCTACCGTGGAATGATCACGAAGGTTCACGACCACGTCGCACATGGCGAGCCGAGCCAGGACGTCGTCGAGGAGCTGATCCGCCGCCGCGCCGAGCCGCTCGAAGGCAGCGCGGACATCGACGACGAGTGGATCGCCGAGAACACCGAGTACGACGACGTGACGGCATTCACCGAGGCGCTACTGGACGAGGAGACGAAGCTGCGAGACGCGGGGCTGTCACCAGTCCTCCGTCTGCACCCGCCACGCGGTGGTCACGAGGGTATCAAACACCCGACCAAAGAGGGCGGCCAGCTCGGAAAGCACGATACCGAGGAGATCGACGAACTCCTCACCGCAATGCGATAGAACAATGACTAGTAAGAAACGACGACAGCGCGGCTCGCGCACGCACAGCGGCGGTTCCCACAAGAACCGACGTGGTGCCGGTCATCGCGGTGGCCGAGGTGCAGCCGGGCGTGACAAACACGAGTTCCACAACTACGAACCGCTCGGCAAGCACGGCTTCACCCGTCCCGAATCAGCACAGGACGAGATCCTGACGATCGACGTCCAGAAGCTCGACGAGGACGCCACGCTGTTCGTGGCCGACGGCGACGCCGAGGAGGTCGACGGTCGCTACCGTATCGACGCTCGCGATATCGTCGAGGACGGTTACGAGGCCGACGCGGTCAAGGTACTGGGTGGCGGACAGGTTCGCAACCAGCTCGAAATCATCGCTGACGCCTTCTCGGCGAGCGCACGCGGGCTCATCGAGGAGGCAGACGGCGAGGCAGTCCTCTCCGAACGTGGAGAGGACGACGAGGACGAACCACAAGACGTATCCCAGACTGACGAAGACGAGGAATAAGACATGGGATGGAAGGAGGCTGCTGAACCGGTCCTCACGCGGATGCCCGTAGTCCGCAGACCGAGAAGCCACGTGCCGTTCAAGCGAAAGCTACTGTGGTCCGGCGGAATCTTGATGCTGTACTTCTTCCTGACGAACATCGTGCTGTGGGGTGTTCCTCGGGGAGGAGACGGTGCCGACGTGTTCGGCCAGTTCGGATCGATTCTCGCCGTCGAACAGGGGACGCTAATGCAGGTCGGGATCGCCCCGATCGTCACTGCGAGTATCGTCTTGCAGCTGTTGGGCGGTGCGAACCTGCTCGGGCTGGATACGAACGACCCGCGGGATCAGGTGCTCTATCAGGGACTCCAGAAGCTACTGGTCGTCGTGATGACCGTGCTAATGGCGGTGCCGCTCGTCTGGGCAGGATTCCTGCAGGCGAGTCAGGGCGTTGCTACCCAGCTCGGCATCCCACTCGAAGGGCTTCGGGTGATCATCTTCGCCCAGATCGTCCTCGGCGGCATCCTCATCCTGTACATGGACGAGATCGTCTCCAAATGGGGTGTCGGCAGCGGTGTTGGCCTGTTCATCATCGCTGGTGTGAGCCAGAAGCTCGTCGCCGGGTTCATCAGTCCCGGGGAAGGTGGCTTCTTCCCGACCTGGGTCAACATCGCGCTCGGTCGTGAGGGCCCCAGTGGCTCGATTGCCAGTGGTAGCGGCCTCGACTTCATCATCTTCGGCGACGGACAGCTCCTTGCGCTGATCACGACGGTGCTGATCTTCGCCATCGTCGTCTACGCCGAAAGTGTCCGGGTCGAGATCCCGCTGAGTCACAGCCGGGTCAAGGGCGCGCGTGGTCGCTTCCCCGTGAAGCTCATCTACGCCAGCGTCCTGCCGATGATCCTCGTTCGCGCGCTGCAGGCGAACGTGCAGTTCATCGGTCGGATTCTCGACCGGACGACGACGATGCCAGCGTGGCTTGGCGTCTACTCCGACGGCCAACCCACGGCAGGGTTCTTCTACTACACCGCACCGATCTACAGTCCGGACGACTGGATGTGGTGGACGGCGTCCGTCACGCAGGCTCCGGCAGATGTCATGATTCGGGTCAGTGTCGACCTGTTCGTGATGATCGTCGGCGGGGCGATCTTCGCGATCTTCTGGGTCGAGACGACGAACATGGGTCCGGAATCGACTGCGAAACAGATTCAGAACTCCGGGATGCAGATTCCCGGGTTCCGCCAGAACGTCGGCGTCGTCGAGAAGGTCATGGAACGGTATATTCCGCAAGTGACCGTTATCGGCGGTGCGCTCGTCGGCGTGCTCGCGGTGGGCGCGAACATGCTCGGTACCATCGGTGAAGTCACGGGTACCGGGCTGCTGCTGACAGTCTCCATTACGTACAAGCTGTACGAGGAGATCGCAGAGGAGCAGCTCATGGAGATGCACCCGATGATGCGGGACATGTTCGGGAAGTAGGGCCACATTGTGGACCCAGCTTTTATTTATTGAGTTTGTCCAGCCGTGGGCATGTCCATAGGGTCGTTCAGCTATACCGCTCCTCGTTCCACGGGTCAGCGGTGTTCGAGTAGCCACGTTTCTCCCAGTAGCCTCGCTCCTGTCCGGTCAGGATCTCGACGCCACAGACCCACTTCGCGCCCTTGTAGGCGTATTTATGCGGCGTCACGACGCGGAGCGGGCCGCCGTGATCCGGCGAGAGCGGTTCGCCGTCGAACTCGGCCGCAAAGAGCACCTCGGGTCGCAGACAGTCCTCAAGGGGGAGGTTCGTCGTGTAGTCGTCGAGCGCGTAAAAGAGGACGTGCGAGGCGTCGTCGTGGAGTCCTGCGCGGTCGGCAATAGTGGGGAAGGGAACGCCCGCGAACTGGCAGTCGAACTTGCTCCAGCCGGTGACACAGTGAAAGTCCTGCTGCTGGGTCTCCATGGGGAGTTGTTGAAACGCCTCCCAGTCGAAGGTCAACTCCTGCTCGACTGCGCCGCTTACGCGGAACTCCCACTCGTCGCGGTTCCACTCGGGCGTCCCGCTCTTCGAGAGGACGGGGAACTCCTCGGTCTCGCGCTGGCCCGGTGGGAGTCGCTCGTCGCCGAACTCGGCGTACAGTTCCGTACAGTCCCTGTCGACGGTGTCAGTCATTACTCGCGATAGGATCGTCGCTGCCGTATGTCTGACGCTCGTCACCGTGATCCCGAACACCGATAGTACTCGGGGATCGGTACACTTTTTTCCGGACACGCCCACCCGCCTGTAACGGTCTGACATGCGGCCCTCTCGCAGGACCGACGAATCAAAGATCATGCGCTCTACTACCATACGTCCGGCTCTCACAGCAGGTGTCTGTCTCGTCGCGTTCGGCCTCGGTGCGGCGACTATCTCCGACCCGACCGATGCCGCCGCGACGGCCGGTATCGGCGGCGCAACACAGCTTTCGCTCCCAGTCTCCTCGACGCTCGTCTTCGGGGTTCTCGCCGTGCTCGTGGTGGGGCTCACAGCCGGGATCTATTTCCTCGGCGACGCGCAGGCCTCGGATATGGCGGTGGGCAAGGCAGTCCCGTTTCTCGCGGGGATTCTCGTGATCGGCACTGTCGGAGCGGGGATCTTCCTGGCCTCCGGCGGTGACGGCGGAACGGCACAGGAAGGCCTCGACGGAATCGGCGAGGTTGCTCCGGATGTCGGCGTCGAAGACGCGGCTGAGGAAGCCGAACCCGAAGAAGGCGGTGGCGGCAGTCCGGTCGCGACGATCGCCCTGATCGGGCTGTTCGTGCTGGCCGCACTCGGAGCCTTCCTCTACTGGCTCCGGCGCGACGACGATGAAGCGACCGAGACCGTCGACCTTGACCAGTCGGACGAACAAGCGGAGGAGACGCAGCTCGGTGAGGCCGCAGGTGAGGCCGCCGATCGGATCGAGCAATCGGACCGGGAGTTCGAAAACGAGGTCTACACCGCGTGGAGCGAGATGGTCGACGTCGTCGATCTCCGGGACCCGGAGACGAGTACTCCCCGTGACTTTGCCAGCGCCGCGGTCGACGCCGGACTGGACCGACAGCACGTCGATCGGCTCCGGACCGTCTTCGAGGAGGTCCGCTACGGCGAGCGCGCCGTGACGCCCGAGCGCGAGCAACAGGCGGTCGAGGCGCTCCGGCAGATCGAACGCGCGTACGGGGGTGAGTCGGAGTGACGACCATCGAGCGCCGTATCGGCGTGGTACTTGGGGTGGCTATCGCCGCGCTGGGTGTCGCGACGTTTTTCTCGCCCGGCCTCGGAGCGATGTTCTCTGCCGACGAGTTCCTGCTCACTATCGTCGGGATCGCCGCTCTGGGACTGGGCGTCTATATCGCGCGGGACCGCTGGTTCATGGAGGCGGGTCACGCCCCGACCGGCGATCCCGAGCTGATTCAGGGTATTCCGACGCCCGGCGAGGGATTCGATCGTGCCCTGCGGTCGGCCTCCTCGGTCCACGAAATCTCCGGGCGCGAGACGGTCACCGAGCGCCTCGAAGCAGTCGGTGTCACTGTCTTGCAGCGACGACGTGGCTACACCGAAGCCGAGGCCCGTGAACGTCTGGAGAGCGGCGAGTGGACCGACGATCCGGTCGCCGCGGCGTTTTTCGACGGCACGGGCTGGGCCGCGTTCCCGCTTGCCTTCCGGCTGCGGGTTCGTCTCGGGGAGGAATCGCGATTCGGTCTGAAGGCACGCCGGGCCGCAGAGGAGCTAGAGCGGATCTGGACGAGAACGGAGGATACCGATGAGTGAATCACAGCAGGTTGCCGCGGCCCAGGAGGAAAGCACAGAGACGACGGACACGACAACTGAAGCCGACGCCGGAGCGGCGGAGCCAGCCCGGACGGCTGCTGACTCCCACCAGGACGTCCTCCGGCAGACCGGTCGCTGGGCGGGGATCACCGCGCTTGCGCTCTCTGGCATTGCCTTTGGCGTGTTCGCCCAGAACCCCGCCGCGTTTCTCGCGGGCGTCTTCGGCGTCACGTTCGCCGCCTACGCACAGGCAGGTGGTGCGCCGGAGTCGGAGCTCCATCTCCGTCGGGAGTTCGAGGACGACCGGCCGGATCCCGGCGAGGAGATCGAGGTGACCCTCTCGGTCGAGAACGTCGGCGAGTCGAGCCTGCCCGACGTCCGGATCGTCGACGG
This genomic window from Natranaeroarchaeum aerophilus contains:
- the rplX gene encoding 50S ribosomal protein L24 — translated: MSRQPHKQRNEVENASLHELHSYVQATLSSELREEYDTRRTRVNAGDTVEVMRGDHAGQEGEVVQVDLKDSVVHVEDVTVETADGEEVPRPLDPSNVRITDLDLSDDRREERLQGDTQ
- a CDS encoding 50S ribosomal protein L5, which produces MSEAEADFHEMREPQVEKVVVHMGVGQGGRELANGEEILEEVTGQQSVRTQAKSTKPDFGIRQGDPIGAKVTLRAEDAHEFLETALPIADVSPTQFDDTGNFSFGVEEHTDFPSQEYDPSIGIFGLDVTVNLVRPGYRVTKRKKASRSIPSSHRLDPDDAVAFVESTFDVEVEQ
- a CDS encoding 50S ribosomal protein L6, which produces MTRVAIELSDEVSAEVDHLELTIDGPNGSVTRRLWYPDVTVEVEDNEVVIESDAEDAKTLSTVGTFQSHVENMIHGVNEGWEYTMEVFYSHFPMQVRVEDGDVVIENFLGEKAARRTTIHGDTQVDVDEEIVTISGPDKEAVGQTAADIEQLTRVSGKDVRVFQDGVYITQKPSKGGA
- the rpmC gene encoding 50S ribosomal protein L29 produces the protein MAILHVEEIRDMTAAEREAELDELKTELLNAKAVQAAGGAPDDPGRISELRRTIARLKTIQSEEGDFEDDE
- a CDS encoding 30S ribosomal protein S5 produces the protein MSGNNYNDGWEPVTRLGRKVQEGDIDTMEDALNSGLPLKEAEVVDQLLPGLEDEVLDINMVQRMTDSGRRVKFRCVVAIGNRDGYVGYAEGRDDQVGAAIQKAIDIAKLNIIDVPRGSGSWEDRAGGDHSLARKATGKAGSVKVEVKPAPKGLGLAAAETPRKVLELAGVEDAWTKSHGNTRTTVNFAKATYNALRNAAESRVPEYTQEQREVVE
- a CDS encoding 30S ribosomal protein S8, coding for MTANDPLSNALSGISNAESVGHLTHEVSPASNEIGQVLEVFYDRGYVDGFEFVDDGRSGQFEVELKGAINECGPVKPRYSAGAEEFEKWEKRFLPARDYGTLVVTTSHGIMSHYEARDQGIGGQVIAYVY
- a CDS encoding 30S ribosomal protein S4e — encoded protein: MTNHQKRLSAPDSWPVERKTETFTVKADDGPHGDAGVPLVVLLRDVLGYADSKKEARYALESGNVLINGDAVRDYRRPVGMFDILAFVEREEYYRVFPDEGGRLALTEIDAESAGSKLGKIIGKRQVAGGDTQLNLHDGQNLLVEDASEYGGDDSLVVDNETDEIVAHFPYEEGALVTAVSGQHAGEIGEATTIEVTPGSGENRVEVEGVAGSPDFETVEEYVVVIDENFVEGGLDEDEETADEEVSDDE
- the secY gene encoding preprotein translocase subunit SecY — translated: MGWKEAAEPVLTRMPVVRRPRSHVPFKRKLLWSGGILMLYFFLTNIVLWGVPRGGDGADVFGQFGSILAVEQGTLMQVGIAPIVTASIVLQLLGGANLLGLDTNDPRDQVLYQGLQKLLVVVMTVLMAVPLVWAGFLQASQGVATQLGIPLEGLRVIIFAQIVLGGILILYMDEIVSKWGVGSGVGLFIIAGVSQKLVAGFISPGEGGFFPTWVNIALGREGPSGSIASGSGLDFIIFGDGQLLALITTVLIFAIVVYAESVRVEIPLSHSRVKGARGRFPVKLIYASVLPMILVRALQANVQFIGRILDRTTTMPAWLGVYSDGQPTAGFFYYTAPIYSPDDWMWWTASVTQAPADVMIRVSVDLFVMIVGGAIFAIFWVETTNMGPESTAKQIQNSGMQIPGFRQNVGVVEKVMERYIPQVTVIGGALVGVLAVGANMLGTIGEVTGTGLLLTVSITYKLYEEIAEEQLMEMHPMMRDMFGK
- a CDS encoding 50S ribosomal protein L18 gives rise to the protein MATGPRYKVPMRRRREVRTDYHQRLRLLKSGKPRLVARKSNKHVTAQLIVPGPNGDETIASAHSSDLAEYGWEAPTGNIPAAYLTGLLAGKRALEDGTEQAVLDIGLNTATEGSKVFAVQEGAIDAGLEIPHNDSVLPDWERNRGEHIAEYDEQLDEPLYSGEFDATDLPEHFDTVREEILEQ
- a CDS encoding 30S ribosomal protein S14, which encodes MSESENDQTGEHATKRTGQLEECQRCGRKQGLVGKYNIWLCRQCFREIARDMGFKKYR
- a CDS encoding 50S ribosomal protein L14, with the protein product MEAMKADVTQGLEKGSLITCADNTGARELRVISVSGYSGTKNRHPKAGIGDKITVSVTKGTPEMRRQVLEAVIIRQRKPIRRPDGTRLKFEDNAAVIIDENEEPRGTEIKGPIAREVAERFGSIASTATMIV
- a CDS encoding ribonuclease P protein component 1, encoding MPLTPETLPRHELNGLYVRVVDAPNPDLIGIAGRVVVETANTLHVSDRTAEESRVRQVPKQGSTFEFALEHADTDEAAAPVNGAGIASKLEAESTADPSEDGRETDADGPSGEGVTYVTVDGSRLLSRPAERTETRGTSPWQLD
- a CDS encoding uL15m family ribosomal protein, yielding MTSKKRRQRGSRTHSGGSHKNRRGAGHRGGRGAAGRDKHEFHNYEPLGKHGFTRPESAQDEILTIDVQKLDEDATLFVADGDAEEVDGRYRIDARDIVEDGYEADAVKVLGGGQVRNQLEIIADAFSASARGLIEEADGEAVLSERGEDDEDEPQDVSQTDEDEE
- a CDS encoding 50S ribosomal protein L32e, encoding MADEPEELEDISGVGASKAEALEEAGIESVEDVRAASQDDLSDVDGIGNALAARIKADVGDLEVDEEADAEAEIEDEDVDEEAEEDVETELQPRGLADKTPDLSDDEARLIAERRSASKPAFRAQDYHKKKRIPENWREPRGALSKQRRGIKGKGATVEAGYRTPKPVRGKHPSGFEEVRVHNTDDLEGVDGDREAVRIASTVGARKRERIEELAEEQGVRVLNPTYVEVEVDQ
- a CDS encoding 50S ribosomal protein L19e, which gives rise to MTDLKAQKRLAADVLDVGKNRVWFDPEAQGEIVDAITREDIRELVDQGIITATEKKGNSRGRARERADKRAYGHQKGPGKRKGKSGARQNEKKEWSAKVRAQRQLLRELRDDGTIDPGQYRELYNKSRGGEFRDVARLVNYIENNYGVDVDAEGDQ
- the rpmD gene encoding 50S ribosomal protein L30, with amino-acid sequence MTQAIVQLRGEVNMLGDVQDTMEMLNLHGVNHCTLVPETETYRGMITKVHDHVAHGEPSQDVVEELIRRRAEPLEGSADIDDEWIAENTEYDDVTAFTEALLDEETKLRDAGLSPVLRLHPPRGGHEGIKHPTKEGGQLGKHDTEEIDELLTAMR